Proteins encoded in a region of the Kryptolebias marmoratus isolate JLee-2015 linkage group LG14, ASM164957v2, whole genome shotgun sequence genome:
- the LOC108245757 gene encoding hippocampus abundant transcript 1 protein, with product MPRPAPPQLDAAAAEPPAPERSGPVREKDGTGPAFCPPGFFPDIFGLSPSHPSPPSRLGSVRFGLFGAPHRGILEAPGEARIPTRQGCFVARGGREAAAEPPAGGRVLLVKKIVMKDGGAPQQGIGRPSVYHAVVVIFLEFFAWGLLTTPMLTVLHETFPQHTFLMNGLIQGVKGLLSFMSAPLIGALSDVWGRRSFLLITVFFTCAPIPLMRLSPWWYFAMISMSGAFSVTFSVIFAYVADVTDERERSTAYGLVSATFAASLVTSPAIGAYLSAWYGDNLVVLLATLIALSDICFILLAVPESLPDKMRLNTWGAPFSWEQADPFASLRKVGQDSTVLLICITVFLSYLPEAGQYSSFFLYLRQVINFSSTTIAVFIGVVGILSIVAQTLFLTLLMRYLGNKNTVLLGLGFQILQLAWYGFGSEPWMMWAAGAVAAMSSITFPAVSALVSQSADSDKQGVVQGMITGIRGLCNGLGPALYGFVFFLFNVELNTMDPIQGEYNIDPLPLHSPTEQALIPGPPFLLGACTVVVAFLVALFIPEKTCCSSSSSSSELSLSDKPRPDNKESMSSLAGVHINTPLPGSDEETPPAASDEDFEPLLHDSIV from the exons ATGCCCCGCCCTGCCCCGCCGCAGCTCGACGCCGCCGCCGCAGAACCTCCAGCGCCGGAGCGAAGCGGACCTGTTCGGGAGAAGGACGGCACCGGTCCCGCGTTCTGCCCCCCTGGTTTTTTTCCGGACATTTTCGGACTCTCCCCCTCTCACCCCAGCCCCCCCTCCCGTctcggctcggttcggttcggCCTCTTCGGGGCTCCGCACAGAGGCATCCTGGAAGCGCCCGGGGAAGCGCGCATACCGACGCGACAGGGATGCTTCGTGGCCCGCGGCGGGCGTGAGGCGGCGGCGGAGCCTCCGGCGGGCGGCCGCGTGCTGCTGGTCAAGAAGATCGTGATGAAGGACGGAGGCGCG CCTCAGCAGGGAATCGGCAGACCGAGCGTTTATCACGCGGTGGTGGTGATCTTCCTGGAGTTCTTCGCCTGGGGTTTGCTCACCACGCCGATGCTCACC GTTTTACACGAAACGTTCCCGCAGCACACGTTCCTGATGAACGGACTCATCCAGGGAGTGAAG GGTCTCCTGTCCTTCATGTCGGCGCCTCTGATCGGAGCGCTGTCGGACGTCTGGGGCCGGCGCTCCTTCCTCCTCATCACCGTCTTCTTCACCTGCGCTCCGATCCCCCTGATGAGGCTCAGCCCGTG GTGGTACTTCGCCATGATCTCCATGTCCGGAGCGTTCTCCGTCACCTTCTCCGTCATCTTCGCCTACGTCGCCGACGTGACGGATGAGAGGGAGCGCAGCACCGCCTACGGTTTG GTGTCGGCCACCTTCGCAGCCAGCCTGGTGACGAGTCCGGCCATCGGCGCCTACCTGTCCGCCTGGTACGGCGACAACCTGGTGGTGCTGCTGGCGACGCTCATCGCTCTGTCCGACATCTGCTTCATCCTGCTGGCCGTCCCCGAGTCGCTGCCGGACAAGATGAGGCTGAACACCTGGGGGGCGCCGTTCTCCTGGGAGCAGGCTGACCCGTTTGCC TCTCTGAGGAAGGTGGGTCAGGACTCCACCGTCCTGCTGATCTGCATCACCGTCTTCCTGTCCTACCTGCCCGAGGCCGGCCAGTACTCCAGCTTCTTCCTGTACCTGCGCCAG GTGATAAACTTCTCCTCGACAACCATCGCCGTCTTCATCGGAGTCGTGGGCATCCTGTCGATCGTGGCTCAG acGCTCTTCCTCACTCTGCTGATGAGATATCTGGGCAACAAGAACACGGTTCTGTTGGGTTTGGGCTTCCAGATCCTGCAGCTGGCCTGGTACGGCTTCGGATCAGAGCCGTG gaTGATGTGGGCAGCCGGCGCGGTGGCAGCGATGTCCTCCATCACCTTCCCGGCAGTTTCTGCTCTGGTGTCTCAGTCGGCCGACTCCGATAAACAAG GCGTCGTTCAGGGCATGATCACCGGCATCAGGGGCCTCTGTAACGGCCTGGGCCCGGCTCTGTACGGCTtcgtcttcttcctcttcaaCGTGGAGCTCAACACCATGGACCCGATCCAGGGCGAATACAACATCGACCCGCTGCCGCTGCACAGCCCCACCGAG CAAGCGCTCATCCCCGGACCGCCCTTCCTGCTCGGGGCGTGCACCGTGGTCGTGGCCTTCCTCGTCGCCCTCTTCATCCCGGAGAaaacctgctgctcctcctcctcctcgtcctccgaGCTGTCACTCAGCGACAAGCCCCGCCCCGACAACAAGGAGTCCATGTCCTCGCTGGCCGGCGTCCACATCAACACGCCACTGCCGGGCAGCGACGAGGAGACCCCGCCCGCCGCCAGCGACGAGGACTTCGAGCCTCTGCTGCACGACAGCATCGTGTGA
- the LOC108245751 gene encoding uncharacterized protein LOC108245751 isoform X2 translates to MAASPCRFTPERYWTEEKERALIAFFSKHSCLWNHKSENYKNRQLRWKTLDHLRVLLSSQPPPVPFTVEDIKNKFKNLRTTFQRQYKMFRASRACGSDDVFVPQWKHYQQLMFLQGCWDQDNGLDEPPPPPLLAPASPLDVTPEDSQPSSFLPSLSTSSASSGVLVKSYWTEERERALIRFYEEHGCLWSKKSENYNNRQLRQKLLDSLRSRLSDRSVSFSVEDIKCKFKNLRTVFNREHKSVQASQTSDKPYVSKWKHYQQLLFLCESADEDECPDDLQVLLVQEERGRSPPSSGVKLSDPSAAQAEGETGAMYAVLLPASPDRLKPPPPSPPGSLPDRKPCLVQADGRPGADSRCLWSEVKVQQLISFYAVEDIKTKFRNLRTIFQREHKAVSANRTCGSEDFYLPKWKHYQDLMFLCESCDEDAERPEDFPRLRSSSSNRSSAAPSPTPPDSPSSSPSTASSSPADIGAPGRKRASRRPPPLPSADKLMELMRSVCRNRSESPHAGFLKYVEECLNETPPDKVRRLKKKIIETLHEAAENV, encoded by the exons ATGGCGGCGTCTCCGTGTCGCTTCACCCCGGAGCGGTACTGGacggaggagaaggagagggcGCTCATAGCGTTTTTCTCCA AGCACAGCTGTCTGTGGAACCACAAGTCGGAGAACTACAAGAACCGGCAGCTCCGGTGGAAGACCCTGGACCACCTGAGGGTTCTCCTCTCGTCCCAGCCTCCTCCGGTTCCGTTCACGG TGGAGGACATCAAGAACAAGTTCAAGAACCTCCGCACCACCTTCCAGCGTCAGTATAAGATGTTCCGAGCGAGCAGAGCGTGCGGTTCTGACGACGTCTTTGTGCCGCAGTGGAAGCACTACCAGCAGCTGATGTTCCTGCAGGGCTGCTGGGATCAGGACAACGGCCTCGacgagccgccgccgccgccgctgctggcGCCGGCGTCGCCGCTGGACGTGACCCCGGAGGACAGCCAGCCCTCGTCCTTCCTCCCGTCCCTGTCcacctcctccgcctcctccggCGTCCTGGTGAAGAGCTACTGGACCGAGGAACGGGAGCGGGCGCTGATCCGTTTCTACGAAG AGCATGGATGTCTGTGGAGCAAGAAGTCTGAGAACTACAACAACCGGCAACTCCGGCAGAAACTTCTGGACTCGCTGAGGAGCCGGCTGTCCGACCGTTCCGTGTCGTTCTCGG tTGAGGACATAAAGTGCAAGTTCAAGAACCTGCGGACGGTTTTTAACCGCGAGCACAAGTCCGTCCAGGCGAGCCAGACGTCGGACAAGCCCTATGTGTCCAAGTGGAAGCACTAccagcagctgctcttcctCTGCGAGTCCGCCGACGAAGACGAGTGTCCCGACGACCTGCAGGTCCTGCTGGTGCAGGAGGAGCGCGGACGCTCGCCTCCGTCCTCCGGCGTCAAGCTCAGCGACCCGTCCGCCGCCCAGGCCGAGGGCGAAACCGGCGCCATGTACGCGGTTCTCCTCCCGGCGTCTCCGGATCGCCTGAAGCCGCCGCCCCCCTCGCCGCCCGGATCCCTGCCGGACAGGAAACCCTGTTTGGTTCAGGCTGACGGCAGACCGGGCGCCGACTCCCGCTGCCTCTGGAGCGAGGTCAAAGTTCAGCAGCTCATCTCGTTTTACGCCG TGGAAGACATAAAGACGAAGTTCCGGAACCTGCGGACCATCTTCCAGCGCGAGCACAAGGCGGTGAGCGCCAACCGGACCTGCGGTTCCGAGGACTTCTACCTGCCCAAGTGGAAACACTACCAGGACCTGATGTTTCTCTGCGAGTCCTGCGACGAGGACGCCGAGCGGCCCGAGGATTTCCCCCGCCtgcgctcctcctcctctaatCGGAGCAGCGCGGCGCCCTCGCCGACGCCCCCGgactccccctcctcctcgccCTCCACGGCGTCCTCCTCCCCCGCGGACATCGGGGCTCCGGGGCGCAAGCGGGCGAGCCGCCGGCCGCCGCCGCTGCCCTCCGCCGACAAGCTGATGGAACTGATGAGGAGCGTCTGCCGGAACCGGAGCGAGTCGCCGCACGCCGGCTTCCTGAAGTACGTGGAGGAGTGCCTGAACGAGACGCCGCCTGACAAGGTCCGGAGGCTGAAGAAGAAGATCATCGAGACGCTTCATGAGGCGGCGGAGAACGTTTAG
- the LOC108245751 gene encoding uncharacterized protein LOC108245751 isoform X1, giving the protein MAASPCRFTPERYWTEEKERALIAFFSKHSCLWNHKSENYKNRQLRWKTLDHLRVLLSSQPPPVPFTVEDIKNKFKNLRTTFQRQYKMFRASRACGSDDVFVPQWKHYQQLMFLQGCWDQDNGLDEPPPPPLLAPASPLDVTPEDSQPSSFLPSLSTSSASSGVLVKSYWTEERERALIRFYEEHGCLWSKKSENYNNRQLRQKLLDSLRSRLSDRSVSFSVEDIKCKFKNLRTVFNREHKSVQASQTSDKPYVSKWKHYQQLLFLCESADEDECPDDLQVLLVQEERGRSPPSSGVKLSDPSAAQAEGETGAMYAVLLPASPDRLKPPPPSPPGSLPDRKPCLVQADGRPGADSRCLWSEVKVQQLISFYAEHGCLWNHRLENYRNRLLRRSLLGQLSVLLSHGEPVPFSVEDIKTKFRNLRTIFQREHKAVSANRTCGSEDFYLPKWKHYQDLMFLCESCDEDAERPEDFPRLRSSSSNRSSAAPSPTPPDSPSSSPSTASSSPADIGAPGRKRASRRPPPLPSADKLMELMRSVCRNRSESPHAGFLKYVEECLNETPPDKVRRLKKKIIETLHEAAENV; this is encoded by the exons ATGGCGGCGTCTCCGTGTCGCTTCACCCCGGAGCGGTACTGGacggaggagaaggagagggcGCTCATAGCGTTTTTCTCCA AGCACAGCTGTCTGTGGAACCACAAGTCGGAGAACTACAAGAACCGGCAGCTCCGGTGGAAGACCCTGGACCACCTGAGGGTTCTCCTCTCGTCCCAGCCTCCTCCGGTTCCGTTCACGG TGGAGGACATCAAGAACAAGTTCAAGAACCTCCGCACCACCTTCCAGCGTCAGTATAAGATGTTCCGAGCGAGCAGAGCGTGCGGTTCTGACGACGTCTTTGTGCCGCAGTGGAAGCACTACCAGCAGCTGATGTTCCTGCAGGGCTGCTGGGATCAGGACAACGGCCTCGacgagccgccgccgccgccgctgctggcGCCGGCGTCGCCGCTGGACGTGACCCCGGAGGACAGCCAGCCCTCGTCCTTCCTCCCGTCCCTGTCcacctcctccgcctcctccggCGTCCTGGTGAAGAGCTACTGGACCGAGGAACGGGAGCGGGCGCTGATCCGTTTCTACGAAG AGCATGGATGTCTGTGGAGCAAGAAGTCTGAGAACTACAACAACCGGCAACTCCGGCAGAAACTTCTGGACTCGCTGAGGAGCCGGCTGTCCGACCGTTCCGTGTCGTTCTCGG tTGAGGACATAAAGTGCAAGTTCAAGAACCTGCGGACGGTTTTTAACCGCGAGCACAAGTCCGTCCAGGCGAGCCAGACGTCGGACAAGCCCTATGTGTCCAAGTGGAAGCACTAccagcagctgctcttcctCTGCGAGTCCGCCGACGAAGACGAGTGTCCCGACGACCTGCAGGTCCTGCTGGTGCAGGAGGAGCGCGGACGCTCGCCTCCGTCCTCCGGCGTCAAGCTCAGCGACCCGTCCGCCGCCCAGGCCGAGGGCGAAACCGGCGCCATGTACGCGGTTCTCCTCCCGGCGTCTCCGGATCGCCTGAAGCCGCCGCCCCCCTCGCCGCCCGGATCCCTGCCGGACAGGAAACCCTGTTTGGTTCAGGCTGACGGCAGACCGGGCGCCGACTCCCGCTGCCTCTGGAGCGAGGTCAAAGTTCAGCAGCTCATCTCGTTTTACGCCG aacACGGCTGTCTGTGGAACCACAGGCTGGAGAACTACAGGAACCGTCTGCTGAGGCGGAGCCTGCTGGGACAGCTGAGCGTCCTGCTGTCCCACGGCGAGCCCGTCCCGTTCTCAG TGGAAGACATAAAGACGAAGTTCCGGAACCTGCGGACCATCTTCCAGCGCGAGCACAAGGCGGTGAGCGCCAACCGGACCTGCGGTTCCGAGGACTTCTACCTGCCCAAGTGGAAACACTACCAGGACCTGATGTTTCTCTGCGAGTCCTGCGACGAGGACGCCGAGCGGCCCGAGGATTTCCCCCGCCtgcgctcctcctcctctaatCGGAGCAGCGCGGCGCCCTCGCCGACGCCCCCGgactccccctcctcctcgccCTCCACGGCGTCCTCCTCCCCCGCGGACATCGGGGCTCCGGGGCGCAAGCGGGCGAGCCGCCGGCCGCCGCCGCTGCCCTCCGCCGACAAGCTGATGGAACTGATGAGGAGCGTCTGCCGGAACCGGAGCGAGTCGCCGCACGCCGGCTTCCTGAAGTACGTGGAGGAGTGCCTGAACGAGACGCCGCCTGACAAGGTCCGGAGGCTGAAGAAGAAGATCATCGAGACGCTTCATGAGGCGGCGGAGAACGTTTAG